AATTGTCACAGGGAATTTAATTTGCTTTAAGTGGTAAAATAGCCACAATAGTACTGCACCCAAAAATGGCTGCAAATATACTATTAGGTATTTGGATTATAGTAATAAGTAAGTACAAATTATTTTCATCTAAGTACATTTAGATGAGATAATTATAATGAGGAGTAATTGGATAAAATAGCAATGTAATGCTTTGTAACTATTTTAATTCTTTTCGTAATGCTTTTTCTAACGATAGGTATTCAAACTGAAAACCTTTGCCTATTATTTTTTTAGCACTTACATTTTGGCTGCTTAATAATATTATATGCATTTCGCCGAGTATAAGTTGTAGCATAAATTTAGGTACGTTAGGCATAAAGTAAGGTCTGTCCAATACTTTAGCTATCGTTTTCATCAATTCGTTGTTAGTAACGGGATGCGGTGCAACGGCATTGTATACGCCCTCTAACTTATTTTGTAAAACGTATTTGTACATGCTTACCAAATCGTGTATATGTATCCACGATTGTATTTGTTTACCGCTACCTAAGCCTGAACCTGCGCCAAGCTTTACAGGTTTTGCCATTTCGGTAAGGGCACCACCTTTGCCTGATAGTACTATACCTGTACGCATTTTTGCTACTTTAATACCTAGCGTAGCAATTTTATCTGCAGCAGCTTCCCATTTTTCTACAACGCGCCCTAAAAAAGAATCGTCAATGGCTGTATTGGTTTCGGAGTACACCGTATCCGTGCTATCAGGATATATACCTGTACCAGAAGCGGATATAAAGTGTTTTACTTGATGATTGGTGTGTTTAAGCAAACTATACAATACATTAGTAGATAATATACGGCTCTCTAGTATTTCCTGCTTGTACTCATCCGTCCAACGTTCAGATACAGATGCACCTGCTAAATGAATAATAGCGTCTACTTCATCTATACAATCTTTGTCTATAATGCCACTCTCAGGATTCCAATAATATCCTTTATAGTCTTGCTCTTTTTGGATTTTACTTTTTGATGTAGTAAGATAATTAATATGAATTCCGTTTTTAAGCAACAACGATACTAACTCTGTACCAACAAGACCAGTAGCTCCCGTGATTAAAACTTTCATAAATTATATTTTCAACAAAGATACTATCAGTGTATTATAATTAATCGTTAAAGCACTGTGTTTAACGATTGTTTATGATTTGTTTCAGTTATAATTTACTTGGTTTTTATGCTCCACTCAAACTCCATTAACGATACTTGGTCGCCCTTTTCGTCAACTCCAACCGACGTAAGCCAAAAAGTTTGCCCCTCACCTGTTGTAATTGCCTTTTGTATTATGACTTCCAGTTTATCGCCATCGTTACACGT
The Flavobacterium litorale genome window above contains:
- a CDS encoding TIGR01777 family oxidoreductase; translation: MKVLITGATGLVGTELVSLLLKNGIHINYLTTSKSKIQKEQDYKGYYWNPESGIIDKDCIDEVDAIIHLAGASVSERWTDEYKQEILESRILSTNVLYSLLKHTNHQVKHFISASGTGIYPDSTDTVYSETNTAIDDSFLGRVVEKWEAAADKIATLGIKVAKMRTGIVLSGKGGALTEMAKPVKLGAGSGLGSGKQIQSWIHIHDLVSMYKYVLQNKLEGVYNAVAPHPVTNNELMKTIAKVLDRPYFMPNVPKFMLQLILGEMHIILLSSQNVSAKKIIGKGFQFEYLSLEKALRKELK